In Festucalex cinctus isolate MCC-2025b chromosome 9, RoL_Fcin_1.0, whole genome shotgun sequence, the DNA window ACACCATACTGTAGTTGGCTTGCCAACCGTTACTATGCCAACAGTTCGCCACTCAATAAAGTATTTCAAAACAACCAGTTCTCCCCCCTCACGGGGGTTCCCATCTGTTGGCAAGCTATAAGAGTGAACTAGCCATTTAAGTTCACTTTGGAcacaaaaaatgtctaaatggaAATGAATCCCAACAAAAGGTAGTATGATCCCTCACCAATGTCTCACCAATGGCAACCTCGATCTCCAAAATCTGCTGACTCATGcgttcacagttttttttttttttttgtacccttTTACATGTGCTTTCGGGTGATTAGTTAGTCAACACAGTTTAGCCGTACTTTGGAGTGTGTACACATTGCTGCGAGACTTTGAGCAGATCTACGGTCTAAAGCCAGATTAGGACAGAGAGACCTCATTCACAAGCGAACAATGGACCATTGCTTCGGCCATAATAAGCATTTGTCCCGTGACACAGCAAAACAGGCCAGAGTCCTCGAATGGATCCCCACCGCCTCTTGCACCTGACGACAAGAAGAACACACTGGCTGCCCGCTGAAAACAGACGAGGACAAACTGCTGCTACTCGAGTTCAAACGCACGACGATGCCGCTTGAGGCCTGTCCGCACTCGGTTTGaccaaactaacaaactaagaaGGCAGgggagcaaaaaataataaatgcggagcaattcaaaacattttttttttaatggtcccAAACTTGACACATTTTTCTCTCTCCCGATTGGCTAAGAACGGGTCTAAGCTGTGTCGTAACACTGATGTTTGGCTGCAAAAGCCTGTGCTCAAAAACAATCAATCATATGGGCTCAGTGAGTTACAAAAGTCATTAATACCATATTGGAAAATCCAGTGCATAAGTGTATTCATGTCTGTGTCCCAAGGACTGTCAGTGTTGTCCTGCTGTGGCTTCTTCTCGGTGTTAACTTGTAATAAACACCTAAAGTACATTCCTTTGCTCTCAAGTGGTGGATTAATCGGTACCGGTAAATCCCAGACCACAGTTTAGGATTTACCACAGGACTAATCTGCCGAGTTATGCGTTTGCCACTTCAAGGACCGAACAGCTGCTGCTTTTACTTTTGAAATCCTGGGTGTCTTAATACCCACTTGTGCTTCTCATCTTGTCAAAACTGACTCTCTGATACTTTAGTGTCTTTCCCATTCGTTGTCACGGTGTCTCCCGCGTGCGTGTCGCTTGGGAGAGCGGTCGCCGGGTCCTGCGTCTCTGCGTCGCTCCGGGGAATACTCTCGGGCCGCGAGCCGGATCCTTTGCTTCCCGAGGTCAAACTTTTTTGGAAGCTCTCAGAAGTGAAGTAGTAGACCACGGGGTCCAGGCAGCAGTTGAGACTGGCCAGACACAGAGTGATGGGGTACAAGGTTCGAGCAAAACGCTCCACGGAGCAGTTAGCCAAGGCCTGGGTCCTCACCAGGGCGTACAGAAAGAGAATGGAGTTGTAAGGCACGAAGCAGATGATGAAGATGCCCAGATGAACGAGAATCATCCTCAAGACGCGTCTCTTGCTGTCACAGCCGTGGCCGACCGTCACTGGCCGACGCAGCGTTCTTAGGACCAGCGAGGAACACACCAAGTTGGCCAGGAGGGGAAGGAGGAAACCCACGATCTAGAAAGACAAGAAACATGGAGCACatttgtaaagtttttttttttttttttttatggggggaggaggggggggggtcctCATAGGAATACGTCATCACACTTACACgcaaaggaataaaaaaaattatagttaGAAAAGTACATGATCTTTACCAGTCTTGGCATTGACCATATCAACatgcaggcaaaaaaaaaaaaaacacacacaaaaaaaaaatagattaacatttacttaaaaaatcctagtaagttctttttttttcgctcaGAAATTCCAAGTAAATTTTACAATGAAAGGAAGTACATTTtacaagtttatttaaaaaaataaaaataaaaaatagaataacatttacttgaaaaatcctagtattttttttttcactcagaaattccaagtaaattttacaatgaaaggaaacacattttacaagtttatttaaaaaaagaaaaaaagaaaaaaagaaatagaataacatttacttgaaaaatcctagtaagtttttttttcactcagaaattccaagtaaattttacaatgaaaggaagtacattttacaagtttatttaaaaaaataaaaataaaaaatagaataacatttacttgaaaaatcctagtattttttttttcactcagaaattccaaGTAGTTTACAATGAAaggaaacacattttacaagtttatttaaaaaaagaaaaaaataaatagaataacatttacttgaaaaatcctagtaagtttttttttcactcagaaattccaagtacattttacaatgaaaggaagtacattttacaagtttatttaaataataataataataataataaaatagaataacatTTACTTGAAAAATCCTAGTAAGTTTTTTTGTCTACTCGGAAATTCCAAGTAAATTTTGCAATGAAAGGAAGTACATTTTacaagtttataaaaaaaagggggcggccgttttgccacttgttgtcgactgaatatTACATAACAGTtcataatgaccaatcacgactcagctTATGAACACCACATGACCAACctcagaaaacaggagagccacgattggtcattacctaagccctgagcaactgtgatgtcatttttctgttaacagcaagtggcaaaatggctgccccctgaaaaacaagtgtttttgttgttgtttttttttactgcttttttcatgttccacaaactcaatattaattagaatgccgtgtttacactagtggggGTGCATATAACCTATGCAAAGAACATTTCTGTGTTAACTTTGCACTTTAAAGCACTGTATCTAATAATAAAGATGATCAAAATggaggttattttaacactgcgAGTCCCCTACCTCAATAAAGATGGTGATTTTGGAAAGGTAGGTCCTCCAGGTACTCTTCGAGAAGCCTTCGAAACAGGCCGTGGCTCTATTTGTGCTGTTGATGGTCGAGAAGAAGGTGACTGATATGCCCCCTCCCACAATGGTCAGCCACACAGCCGCGCACACCACGACGGCGTTCCTGCGCGTGCGGATGGAGCGGGAGCGAAAAGGGTAGACGATTGCCAAAAAGCGGTCAACGCTGATGCAGGTGAGGAAGAGCATGCTGCCGTAGATGTTCGTGATGAAGGCTGTCCCTGAGATCTTACAAAGTCCGTCTCCGAATGGCCAGTGGCGGTTAACATTGTAGAAGACCTTAAACGGCAAcgtaaaaacaaacaccaagTCAGATAGTGCTAAATTAGTCATAAACATGGTGGTCTCGT includes these proteins:
- the lpar4 gene encoding lysophosphatidic acid receptor 4, encoding MASLVLNETGMEDCGIDDSFKYNLYSVVYSVVFVLGLITNCAALFVFCFRMKMRNETTMFMTNLALSDLVFVFTLPFKVFYNVNRHWPFGDGLCKISGTAFITNIYGSMLFLTCISVDRFLAIVYPFRSRSIRTRRNAVVVCAAVWLTIVGGGISVTFFSTINSTNRATACFEGFSKSTWRTYLSKITIFIEIVGFLLPLLANLVCSSLVLRTLRRPVTVGHGCDSKRRVLRMILVHLGIFIICFVPYNSILFLYALVRTQALANCSVERFARTLYPITLCLASLNCCLDPVVYYFTSESFQKSLTSGSKGSGSRPESIPRSDAETQDPATALPSDTHAGDTVTTNGKDTKVSESQF